In the genome of Anas platyrhynchos isolate ZD024472 breed Pekin duck chromosome 23, IASCAAS_PekinDuck_T2T, whole genome shotgun sequence, one region contains:
- the LOC139999348 gene encoding uncharacterized protein has translation MGTGRMGPRGTKKQGAHRTVGTEQGARGTWGTEASGHGHGGTGHGGLWGQGMGGYGDSPHGTMGTGRRGHTAGTLQVEATGSGGRGARPAFRHRHRAASGLIPGAGPVPTPYKCHQRRVTTQRTPLPGRFSEDDTFAGSAMSHASPAAPRSGARSPRRCRDHAQYREPPRGVTLLGTSGDSGPVEAVIDPDMENLFNEFLGKVRPKEEEGTMTTSSTVVPAGAQPYHYALRDTEHKALCLQGGRLVALSLQGANDAQEEAISVVPNRHLERRRCPLIVGIRGGSQALSCGTGPEPQLKLEDMGVLELFRGEDHAVPYTFYKTFGGSTHTFEAAAFPGHFLSTTPRPGEELGLAPPDAPDAITSFYLRRK, from the exons ATGGGGACAGGGCGCATGGGACCACGGGGCACAAAAAAACAGGGGGCACACAGGACCGTGGGGACAGAGCAAGGGGCGAGGGGCACGTGGGGCACTGAGGCCAGCGGGCACGGGCACGGGGGCACGGGGCACGGGGGGCTATGGGGACAGGGcatggggggctatggggacaGTCCACATGGGACCATGGGGACAGGGCGCAGGGGTCACACCGCGGGGACGCTGCAGGTGGAGGCCACGGGGAGCGGGGgccgcggggcccggccggCGTTTCGCCATCGCCATCGCGCCGCGTCCGGGCTCATCCCTGGGGCGGGCCCCGTCCCCACGCCCTATAAGTGCCACCAGCGGCGGGTGACAACGCAGAGGACACCGCTCCCCGGCAGGTTCTCGGAGGACGACACCTTTGCAG GCTCTGCCATGTCCCACGcgtccccagcagcccccag AAGCGGTGCCAGGAGCCCCCGGAGGTGCCGGGACCATGCCCAGTACCGGGAGCCCCCGCGGGGTGTCACCCTGCTGGGGACCTCGGGGGACAGTGGCCCCGTGGAGGCCGTCATCGACCCCGACATGGAGAACTTGTTCAATGAGTTCCTGGGGAAAG TGAGacccaaggaggaggaggggacaATGACGACCTCGAGCACGGTGGTCCCGGCGGGGGCGCAGCCCTACCACTACGCGCTGCGGGACACGGAGCACAAGGCGTTGTGCCTGCAGGGGGGGCGCCTGGTGGCCCTCAGCCTGCAGGGTGCCAACGACGCCCAGGAAG AAGCCATCAGCGTGGTCCCCAACCGGCACCTGGAGCGCCGGCGCTGCCCCCTCATCGTGGGTATCCGGGGGGGCAGCCAGGCCCTGTCCTGCGGCACCGGCCCCGAGCCCCAGCTCAAGCTGGAG GACATGGGGGTGCTGGAGCTGTTCCGTGGCGAGGACCACGCCGTGCCCTACACCTTCTACAAGACATTTGGGGGCTCCACGCACACCTTCGAGGCCGCCGCCTTCCCCGGCCACTTCCTCAGCACCACCCCGCGGCCTGGCGAGGAGCTGGGCCTGGCCCCCCCAGACGCCCCGGACGCCATCACCTCCTTCTACCTGCGCCGAAAGTGa
- the LOC139999350 gene encoding interleukin-36 receptor antagonist protein-like codes for MGGGVRGWGEPFAPCWQCGNTPASFLPSFLPQRGSAAGAGGVGRPMEAEGLASCHAPTLQTKVFKYRIWDMNQKSLYLRNDQLVAGHLQGANAALEEKVFWVPNRSFEHARLPVIMGIQNGTRCLASPAAPQPTLRLEAANITELPRAGEASLPFTFFRSYKDGLWRFESAANPGWFLCTSARGHEPLGLSRHPDASHVLDFYFQLC; via the exons atgggtgggggggtgcgggggtgGGGCGAGCCCTTCGCACCCTGCTGGCAGTGTGGCAACACCCCCgcgtccttccttccttccttcctcccccagcGGGGCAGCGCAgccggggcgggcggcgtgGGGCGTCCCATGG AGGCCGAAGGCTTGGCGTCGTGCCACGCGCCCACCCTGCAGACCAAGGTCTTCAAATACCG GATCTGGGACATGAACCAGAAGTCGCTGTACCTGCGCAATGACCAGCTGGTGGCCGGGCACCTGCAGGGCGCCAACGCCGCGCTGGAAG aGAAGGTTTTTTGGGTGCCCAACCGCTCCTTCGAGCACGCCCGGCTCCCCGTCATCATGGGCATCCAGAACGGCACCCGCTGCCTcgccagccccgccgccccACAGCCCACCCTGAGGCTCGAG GCCGCCAACATCACGGAGCTGCCCCGCGCCGGCGAGGCCTCGTTGCCCTTCACCTTCTTCCGTTCCTACAAGGACGGGCTCTGGCGCTTCGAGTCGGCCGCCAACCCCGGCTGGTTCCTCTGCACCTCGGCGCGGGGACACGAACCCCTGGGGCTCTCGCGGCACCCCGACGCCAGCCACGTCCTCGACTTCTACTTCCAGCTCTGCTGA
- the TMED4 gene encoding transmembrane emp24 domain-containing protein 4, translating into MAGGGGLRAAVAALVLAAWGAHGLYFHIGETEKRCFIEEIPDETMVIGNYRTQLWDKQSEAFLPSTPGLGMHVEVKDPDGKVVLSRQYGSEGRFTFTSHTPGEHQICLHSNSTRMALFAGGKLRVHLDIQVGEHTNNYPEIAAKDKLTELQLRARQLLDQVEQIQKEQNYQRYREERFRMTSESTNQRVLWWSIAQTGILILTGIWQMRHLKSFFEAKKLV; encoded by the exons atggcgggcggcggggggctgcgggccgCGGTGGCCGCCCTGGTGCTGGCGGCCTGGGGAGCCCACGGGCTCTACTTCCACATCGGGGAGACCGAGAAGCGCTGCTTCATCGAGGAGATCCCCGACGAGACCATGGTCATCG GGAACTACCGCACGCAGCTGTGGGACAAGCAGTCCGAGGCCTTCCTGCCCTCCACGCCGGGGCTGGGCATGCACGTGGAGGTGAAGGACCCCGACGGCAAG gtggtGCTGTCGCGGCAGTACGGCTCCGAGGGCCGCTTCACCTTCACCTCGCACACGCCGGGGGAGCACCAGATCTGCCTGCACTCCAACTCCACCCGCATGGCGCTGTTCGCCGGTGGCAAGCTG CGGGTGCACCTGGACATCCAGGTGGGCGAGCACACCAACAACTACCCCGAGATCGCCGCCAAGGACAAGCTGACCGAGCTGCAGCTCCGCGCCCGGCAGCTCCTGGACCAGGTGGAGCAGATCCAGAAGGAGCAGAACTACCAGCGG TACCGCGAGGAGCGCTTCCGCATGACGAGCGAGAGCACCAACCAGCGCGTGCTCTGGTGGTCCATCGCCCAGACCGgcatcctcatcctcaccggCATCTGGCAGATGCGGCACCTCAAGAGCTTCTTCGAGGCCAAGAAGCTGGTGTAG